The Kogia breviceps isolate mKogBre1 chromosome 16, mKogBre1 haplotype 1, whole genome shotgun sequence genome window below encodes:
- the SETDB2 gene encoding histone-lysine N-methyltransferase SETDB2 isoform X7 has protein sequence MELEDDGKVDFIFEQVQNVLQSLKQKIKDGSATNKEYIQAMILVKEATINNNSTLIKDHTSVTKHAQENKSSSLPSTSHEDSFPEDYTSLSTENKEIPPLENKVADFREKESSSNLSYQKHDCSGACLMKMPLTFKGENPLQLPIKCHFQRRHAKTNSHSSALHVSYKTPCGRSLRNMEEVFRYLLETECNFLFTDNFSFNTYVQLTRNYPKQEEIVSDTDISNGVESVPISFCNEIDNRKLPQFKYRKTMWPRAYYLNRFSNMFTDSCDCSEGCIDITKCACLQLTARNAKTCLLSSSKITTGYKYKRLQRQIPTGIYECSLLCKCNRRMCQNRVVQHGPQVRLQVFKTEKKGWGVRCLDDIDRGTFVCIYSGRLLSRCNTEEPDAVDENGKEENIMKNMFSKKRKIEVTDCEVEVIPLELETYPRSAVTEECPPKLHNNPKEPIIEMKCNNISRIQYHSVIRSPKTKMASIQHNGKKMGFTCSESVTSEDNGGLKPTQVHLNSKAKEMREDSSSNQVEDSEDSPVIESDVIDITKCREETPPGGRRHQTVTLDDQNEIQIQKPQEEKSPACQNQQVFCDKELPSETKNASSDSLKKFNKGNVFLLDATKEGNVGRFLNHSCCPNLLVQNVFVETHDRNFPLVAFFTNRYVKARTELTWDYGYEAGTMPEKEIFCQCGVNKCRKKIL, from the exons ATGGAGCTAGAAGATGATGGGAAAGTGGATTTCATATTTGAACAAGTGCAAAATGTGCTGCAGTCACTGAAACAAAAGATCAAAGATGGATCTGCCACAAATAAAG AATACATCCAAGCAATGATTCTAGTGAAGGAAGCAACTATAAATAATAATTCAACTTTGATAAAGG ATCATACATCTGTGACCAAGCATGCACAGGAAAACAAATCAAGTTCATTGCCCTCTACATCACATGAAGACTCCTTTCCAGAAGACTATACCTCTCT atctacagaaaataaggaaattccCCCTCTGGAAAATAAAGTTGCAGACTTTAGAGAAAAAGAATCATCTTCAAATTTATCTTACCAAAAGCATGACTGCTCTGGTGCCTGTCTGATGAAAATGCCACTTACCTTCAAGGGAGAAAACCCTCTGCAGCTACCAATCAAATGCCACTTCCAAAGACGACATGCAAAGACAAACTCTCATTCTTCAGCACTCCACGTGAGTTATAAAACCCCTTGTGGAAGGAGTCTACGAAACATGGAGGAAGTTTTTCGTTACCTGCTTGAGACAGAGTGTAACTTTCTATTTACAGATAACTTTTCTTTCAATACCTATGTTCAGTTGACTCGGAATTACCCAAAGCAAGAAGAAATTGTTTCTGATACGGATATTAGCAATGGAGTGGAATCGGTGCCCATTTCTTTCTGTAATGAAATTGACAATAGAAAGCTTCCACAGTTTAAGTACAGAAAGACTATGTGGCCACGAGCATATTATTTAAACCGCTTTTCCAACATGTTTACTGATTCATGTGACTGTTCTGAGGGCTGCATAGACAT AACAAAATGTGCATGTCTTCAACTGACAGCAAGGAATGCCAAGACTTGCCTCTTGTCAAGTAGTAAAATAACCActggatataaatataaaagactaCAGAGACAGATACCTACTGG CATTTATGAATGCAGCCTGTTGTGCAAATGTAATCGACGAATGTGTCAAAACCGAGTTGTCCAACATGGACCTCAAGTGAGGCTACAAGTATTCAAAACTGAGAAGAAGGGATGGGGAGTACGCTGCCTAGATGACATTGACAGAGGGACGTTTGTGTGCATTTATTCAG gaagATTACTAAGCAGATGTAACACTGAGGAACCTGATGCTGTtgatgaaaatggaaaagaagagaatattatgaaaaatatgttttcaaaaaagaggaaaatagaagTCACAGATTGTGAGGTTGAAGTTATCCCATTAGAATTGGAGACATATCCTAGAAGTGCTGTGACTGAGGAGTGTCCACCTAAGCTCCATAATAATCCCAAAGAGCCTATTAT agaaatgaaatgtAACAATATTTCAAGAATTCAGTATCATTCAGTCATTAGAAGTCCTAAAACCAAGATGGCCAGTATTCAACACAATGGGAAAAAGATG gGATTTACTTGCTCAGAGTCTGTCACCTCAGAAGATAATGGTGGATTGAAACCAACTCAAGTACATCTGAACTCTAAAGCCAAGGAAATGAGAG AGGACTCAAGCTCAAACCAAGTTGAAGATTCTGAAGACAGCCCTGTGATTGAATCAGATGTGATAGATATAACTAAATGTAGAGAAGAAactccaccagggggcagacgtCACCAAACAGTCACACTGGATGATCAGAATGAGATTCAAATACAAAAGCCCCAAGAGGAAAAATCTCCAGCATGTCAAAACCAGCAGGTCTTTTGTGATAAAGAGTTACCAAGTGAAACCAAGAATGCTTCATCTGATTCTCTAAAAAAGTTCAATAAAGGGAATGTGTTTTTATTGGATgccacaaaagaaggaaatgtgGGCCGCTTCCTTAAT catagTTGTTGCCCAAATCTTTTGGTACAGAATGTTTTTGTAGAAACACATGACAGAAATTTTCCATTGGTGGCGTTCTTCACCAACag GTATGTGAAAGCAAGAACAGAACTAACATGGGATTATGGTTATGAAGCTGGGACTAtgcctgaaaaagaaatattctgcCAATGTGGGGTTAATAAgtgcaggaaaaaaatattataa
- the SETDB2 gene encoding histone-lysine N-methyltransferase SETDB2 isoform X8, protein MGEKNGDAKTFWMELEDDGKVDFIFEQVQNVLQSLKQKIKDGSATNKEYIQAMILVKEATINNNSTLIKDHTSVTKHAQENKSSSLPSTSHEDSFPEDYTSLSTENKEIPPLENKVADFREKESSSNLSYQKHDCSGACLMKMPLTFKGENPLQLPIKCHFQRRHAKTNSHSSALHVSYKTPCGRSLRNMEEVFRYLLETECNFLFTDNFSFNTYVQLTRNYPKQEEIVSDTDISNGVESVPISFCNEIDNRKLPQFKYRKTMWPRAYYLNRFSNMFTDSCDCSEGCIDITKCACLQLTARNAKTCLLSSSKITTGYKYKRLQRQIPTGIYECSLLCKCNRRMCQNRVVQHGPQVRLQVFKTEKKGWGVRCLDDIDRGTFVCIYSGRLLSRCNTEEPDAVDENGKEENIMKNMFSKKRKIEVTDCEVEVIPLELETYPRSAVTEECPPKLHNNPKEPIIEMKCNNISRIQYHSVIRSPKTKMASIQHNGKKMGFTCSESVTSEDNGGLKPTQVHLNSKAKEMREDSSSNQVEDSEDSPVIESDVIDITKCREETPPGGRRHQTVTLDDQNEIQIQKPQEEKSPACQNQQVFCDKELPSETKNASSDSLKKFNKGNVFLLDATKEGNVGRFLNHSCCPNLLVQNVFVETHDRNFPLVAFFTNRVNA, encoded by the exons atgggagaaaaaaatg gtgATGCAAAAACTTTCTGGATGGAGCTAGAAGATGATGGGAAAGTGGATTTCATATTTGAACAAGTGCAAAATGTGCTGCAGTCACTGAAACAAAAGATCAAAGATGGATCTGCCACAAATAAAG AATACATCCAAGCAATGATTCTAGTGAAGGAAGCAACTATAAATAATAATTCAACTTTGATAAAGG ATCATACATCTGTGACCAAGCATGCACAGGAAAACAAATCAAGTTCATTGCCCTCTACATCACATGAAGACTCCTTTCCAGAAGACTATACCTCTCT atctacagaaaataaggaaattccCCCTCTGGAAAATAAAGTTGCAGACTTTAGAGAAAAAGAATCATCTTCAAATTTATCTTACCAAAAGCATGACTGCTCTGGTGCCTGTCTGATGAAAATGCCACTTACCTTCAAGGGAGAAAACCCTCTGCAGCTACCAATCAAATGCCACTTCCAAAGACGACATGCAAAGACAAACTCTCATTCTTCAGCACTCCACGTGAGTTATAAAACCCCTTGTGGAAGGAGTCTACGAAACATGGAGGAAGTTTTTCGTTACCTGCTTGAGACAGAGTGTAACTTTCTATTTACAGATAACTTTTCTTTCAATACCTATGTTCAGTTGACTCGGAATTACCCAAAGCAAGAAGAAATTGTTTCTGATACGGATATTAGCAATGGAGTGGAATCGGTGCCCATTTCTTTCTGTAATGAAATTGACAATAGAAAGCTTCCACAGTTTAAGTACAGAAAGACTATGTGGCCACGAGCATATTATTTAAACCGCTTTTCCAACATGTTTACTGATTCATGTGACTGTTCTGAGGGCTGCATAGACAT AACAAAATGTGCATGTCTTCAACTGACAGCAAGGAATGCCAAGACTTGCCTCTTGTCAAGTAGTAAAATAACCActggatataaatataaaagactaCAGAGACAGATACCTACTGG CATTTATGAATGCAGCCTGTTGTGCAAATGTAATCGACGAATGTGTCAAAACCGAGTTGTCCAACATGGACCTCAAGTGAGGCTACAAGTATTCAAAACTGAGAAGAAGGGATGGGGAGTACGCTGCCTAGATGACATTGACAGAGGGACGTTTGTGTGCATTTATTCAG gaagATTACTAAGCAGATGTAACACTGAGGAACCTGATGCTGTtgatgaaaatggaaaagaagagaatattatgaaaaatatgttttcaaaaaagaggaaaatagaagTCACAGATTGTGAGGTTGAAGTTATCCCATTAGAATTGGAGACATATCCTAGAAGTGCTGTGACTGAGGAGTGTCCACCTAAGCTCCATAATAATCCCAAAGAGCCTATTAT agaaatgaaatgtAACAATATTTCAAGAATTCAGTATCATTCAGTCATTAGAAGTCCTAAAACCAAGATGGCCAGTATTCAACACAATGGGAAAAAGATG gGATTTACTTGCTCAGAGTCTGTCACCTCAGAAGATAATGGTGGATTGAAACCAACTCAAGTACATCTGAACTCTAAAGCCAAGGAAATGAGAG AGGACTCAAGCTCAAACCAAGTTGAAGATTCTGAAGACAGCCCTGTGATTGAATCAGATGTGATAGATATAACTAAATGTAGAGAAGAAactccaccagggggcagacgtCACCAAACAGTCACACTGGATGATCAGAATGAGATTCAAATACAAAAGCCCCAAGAGGAAAAATCTCCAGCATGTCAAAACCAGCAGGTCTTTTGTGATAAAGAGTTACCAAGTGAAACCAAGAATGCTTCATCTGATTCTCTAAAAAAGTTCAATAAAGGGAATGTGTTTTTATTGGATgccacaaaagaaggaaatgtgGGCCGCTTCCTTAAT catagTTGTTGCCCAAATCTTTTGGTACAGAATGTTTTTGTAGAAACACATGACAGAAATTTTCCATTGGTGGCGTTCTTCACCAACag AGTTAATGCCTGA
- the SETDB2 gene encoding histone-lysine N-methyltransferase SETDB2 isoform X6 — MGEKNGDAKTFWMELEDDGKVDFIFEQVQNVLQSLKQKIKDGSATNKEYIQAMILVKEATINNNSTLIKDHTSVTKHAQENKSSSLPSTSHEDSFPEDYTSLSTENKEIPPLENKVADFREKESSSNLSYQKHDCSGACLMKMPLTFKGENPLQLPIKCHFQRRHAKTNSHSSALHVSYKTPCGRSLRNMEEVFRYLLETECNFLFTDNFSFNTYVQLTRNYPKQEEIVSDTDISNGVESVPISFCNEIDNRKLPQFKYRKTMWPRAYYLNRFSNMFTDSCDCSEGCIDITKCACLQLTARNAKTCLLSSSKITTGYKYKRLQRQIPTGIYECSLLCKCNRRMCQNRVVQHGPQVRLQVFKTEKKGWGVRCLDDIDRGTFVCIYSGRLLSRCNTEEPDAVDENGKEENIMKNMFSKKRKIEVTDCEVEVIPLELETYPRSAVTEECPPKLHNNPKEPIIEMKCNNISRIQYHSVIRSPKTKMASIQHNGKKMGFTCSESVTSEDNGGLKPTQVHLNSKAKEMREDSSSNQVEDSEDSPVIESDVIDITKCREETPPGGRRHQTVTLDDQNEIQIQKPQEEKSPACQNQQVFCDKELPSETKNASSDSLKKFNKGNVFLLDATKEGNVGRFLNHSCCPNLLVQNVFVETHDRNFPLVAFFTNRYVKARTELTWDYGYEAGTMPEKEIFCQCGVNKCRKKIL, encoded by the exons atgggagaaaaaaatg gtgATGCAAAAACTTTCTGGATGGAGCTAGAAGATGATGGGAAAGTGGATTTCATATTTGAACAAGTGCAAAATGTGCTGCAGTCACTGAAACAAAAGATCAAAGATGGATCTGCCACAAATAAAG AATACATCCAAGCAATGATTCTAGTGAAGGAAGCAACTATAAATAATAATTCAACTTTGATAAAGG ATCATACATCTGTGACCAAGCATGCACAGGAAAACAAATCAAGTTCATTGCCCTCTACATCACATGAAGACTCCTTTCCAGAAGACTATACCTCTCT atctacagaaaataaggaaattccCCCTCTGGAAAATAAAGTTGCAGACTTTAGAGAAAAAGAATCATCTTCAAATTTATCTTACCAAAAGCATGACTGCTCTGGTGCCTGTCTGATGAAAATGCCACTTACCTTCAAGGGAGAAAACCCTCTGCAGCTACCAATCAAATGCCACTTCCAAAGACGACATGCAAAGACAAACTCTCATTCTTCAGCACTCCACGTGAGTTATAAAACCCCTTGTGGAAGGAGTCTACGAAACATGGAGGAAGTTTTTCGTTACCTGCTTGAGACAGAGTGTAACTTTCTATTTACAGATAACTTTTCTTTCAATACCTATGTTCAGTTGACTCGGAATTACCCAAAGCAAGAAGAAATTGTTTCTGATACGGATATTAGCAATGGAGTGGAATCGGTGCCCATTTCTTTCTGTAATGAAATTGACAATAGAAAGCTTCCACAGTTTAAGTACAGAAAGACTATGTGGCCACGAGCATATTATTTAAACCGCTTTTCCAACATGTTTACTGATTCATGTGACTGTTCTGAGGGCTGCATAGACAT AACAAAATGTGCATGTCTTCAACTGACAGCAAGGAATGCCAAGACTTGCCTCTTGTCAAGTAGTAAAATAACCActggatataaatataaaagactaCAGAGACAGATACCTACTGG CATTTATGAATGCAGCCTGTTGTGCAAATGTAATCGACGAATGTGTCAAAACCGAGTTGTCCAACATGGACCTCAAGTGAGGCTACAAGTATTCAAAACTGAGAAGAAGGGATGGGGAGTACGCTGCCTAGATGACATTGACAGAGGGACGTTTGTGTGCATTTATTCAG gaagATTACTAAGCAGATGTAACACTGAGGAACCTGATGCTGTtgatgaaaatggaaaagaagagaatattatgaaaaatatgttttcaaaaaagaggaaaatagaagTCACAGATTGTGAGGTTGAAGTTATCCCATTAGAATTGGAGACATATCCTAGAAGTGCTGTGACTGAGGAGTGTCCACCTAAGCTCCATAATAATCCCAAAGAGCCTATTAT agaaatgaaatgtAACAATATTTCAAGAATTCAGTATCATTCAGTCATTAGAAGTCCTAAAACCAAGATGGCCAGTATTCAACACAATGGGAAAAAGATG gGATTTACTTGCTCAGAGTCTGTCACCTCAGAAGATAATGGTGGATTGAAACCAACTCAAGTACATCTGAACTCTAAAGCCAAGGAAATGAGAG AGGACTCAAGCTCAAACCAAGTTGAAGATTCTGAAGACAGCCCTGTGATTGAATCAGATGTGATAGATATAACTAAATGTAGAGAAGAAactccaccagggggcagacgtCACCAAACAGTCACACTGGATGATCAGAATGAGATTCAAATACAAAAGCCCCAAGAGGAAAAATCTCCAGCATGTCAAAACCAGCAGGTCTTTTGTGATAAAGAGTTACCAAGTGAAACCAAGAATGCTTCATCTGATTCTCTAAAAAAGTTCAATAAAGGGAATGTGTTTTTATTGGATgccacaaaagaaggaaatgtgGGCCGCTTCCTTAAT catagTTGTTGCCCAAATCTTTTGGTACAGAATGTTTTTGTAGAAACACATGACAGAAATTTTCCATTGGTGGCGTTCTTCACCAACag GTATGTGAAAGCAAGAACAGAACTAACATGGGATTATGGTTATGAAGCTGGGACTAtgcctgaaaaagaaatattctgcCAATGTGGGGTTAATAAgtgcaggaaaaaaatattataa